From the Fulvia fulva chromosome 2, complete sequence genome, one window contains:
- a CDS encoding Alpha-glucosides permease MPH3, protein MAVMDHDDEKAHVEHTAVYSGKADIADYKADAIEAENAEHNMTVLEAVRAYPMASFWAFIISCTIIMESYDVFLMNNFLALPAFTRRYGVYDEGTQAYVVVTKWQSSLQVSGQLGALIGVFLAGPLTSRIGYRWANITGLMLLNAFIFIFYFGDSLPVYFAAQILEGIPWGIFIANAPAYCSEIVPIQLRAPATQMLQMFWAIGSIIVGAVTYHYQTLDHSDAYRIPIALQWMFPTPLAILIFFSPESPWWLTRKGRLEDAAKSVARLGRRSEAKVTETVAMMRRVIEMESTTKSPNHIELFKGIDLRRTLIVCGVYAAQNLTGNLIANQAVYFFTQAKVSTDTAFALGLITSALQMIFVMLSWILTTYFGRRSIYLWGSAANTILLVALGISGSVGGGKSASLAQASLGLIVSVLFTLGPAPASWVIIGETSAIRLRPLTTGMGRATYYIIEIPCIFLASYMLNPTGGNLGAKCGYVWGATGLICLIVAYFQLPEMKNRSYREIDIMFKRKIPARQWKKTEIDVNDDE, encoded by the exons ATGGCCGTCATGGACCACGACGACGAGAAGGCTCATGTCGAGCACACGGCTGTCTACTCCGGGAAGGCGGACATCGCTGACTACAAGGCCGATGCGATCGAGGCTGAGAATGCAGAGCATAACATGACCGTGTTGGAGGCCGTGAGGGCATATCCAATGGCCTCCTTCTGGGCATTCATCATCTCTTGCACCATT ATCATGGAGTCATACGACGTCTTCCTGATGAACAACTTCCTCGCGCTCCCTGCATTCACCAGACGCTACGGCGTGTACGACGAAGGCACCCAAGCGTACGTCGTGGTGACCAAATGGCAGTCCTCGCTCCAGGTCTCTGGTCAACTCGGTGCCTTGATCGGCGTCTTCCTTGCTGGTCCGCTCACGAGCCGCATCGGATACCGCTGGGCAAACATTACCGGCCTCATGCTACTCAACGCCTTCATCTTCATCTTCTACTTCGGCGACAGCCTGCCTGTATACTTCGCCGCCCAAATCCTTGAGGGTATCCCGTGGGGTATCTTCATCGCCAACGCACCAGCCTACTGCAGTGAGATTGTGCCTATTCAGCTGCGTGCGCCAGCCACTCAGATGCTGCAAATGTTCTGGGCCATCGGCAGTATCATCGTTGGCGCCGTCACCTACCACTATCAAACTCTCGACCACTCAGACGCATACAGGATCCCGATCGCGCTGCAGTGGATGTTCCCCACGCCACTCGCCATCCTGATTTTCTTCTCCCCCGAGTCGCCGTGGTGGTTGACACGCAAGGGACGACTTGAAGATGCCGCCAAATCCGTTGCACGTCTTGGCCGCAGATCCGAGGCAAAGGTCACCGAAACCGTTGCCATGATGCGTCGTGTCATTGAGATGGAATCAACTACCAAATCACCGAACCACATCGAACTTTTCAAGGGTATCGACTTGCGCCGAACACTCATCGTCTGTGGTGTGTACGCAGCGCAGAACTTGACAGGTAATCTTATCGCCAACCAGGCCGTGTACTTCTTCACACAGGCAAAGGTATCGACCGACACTGCTTTCGCTCTTGGCTTAATCACCTCCGCGCTGCAGATGATCTTCGTCATGCTTTCCTGGATCCTGACAACTTACTTCGGAAGACGATCCATCTACCTCTGGGGTTCGGCTGCCAACACCATTCTCCTGGTCGCTCTGGGTATTTCTGGTTCCGTTGGTGGTGGCAAGTCCGCTTCGCTAGCACAAGCATCGTTGGGCCTGATCGTCTCAGTCCTCTTCACCCTTGGTCCCGCTCCAGCCTCGTGGGTCATCATTGGTGAGACATCTGCCATTCGTCTCAGGCCGCTCACAACTGGTATGGGACGTGCGACATACTACATTATCGAGATTCCTTGCATCTTCC TGGCCTCATACATGCTCAACCCAACCGGTGGAAACCTTGGTGCCAAGTGCGGTTACGTTTGGGGTGCAACCGGCTTGATCTGCTTGATCGTCGCATACTTCCAGCTGCCAGAGATGAAGAACCGCTCATACCGTGAGATCGATATTATGTTCAAGCGCAAGATTCCAGCAAGACAATGGAAGAAGACGGAGATCGACGTCAACGACGACGAGTAG